Genomic DNA from Caldivirga sp.:
TAGGGTTAACACAGGTAAACCATATACCACTGACCAACCCCAGTCACCCCTGAAGGTGTTGACTAGGTACTTTAGGAAGCCTAGGGCTGGGTTACCGTGAATCATGAATGCGGATGCCCATTGAGTTATGTACTCGTAGTTGCCCCTACTCATTAATGCTGGTCCACTACCACCAGCTCCGCCACTACCCCCAAGCATGCCTAGTTGGGATAGTATGTAATTGATTGGGTTAACTGGCGCGTATTCGAAAAGTATATAGCTTATAAATAATGCAACTAACCAAGTGGCTACTGCTAATCCTATTCTTCTAATTAACCAATCAGTTCTCATAATTTATAAAATTGAACTGGTTTTATATGCTTTTTCCAGCTGTATACTGATCATGTATCCTTCACTGAACCCTTACCTCACTAATCTTAATGGGCCTACCCTCCCTCCATGACCTATAAGCCGCTGCAACCACCTCAAGGGCTCTTAAACCATCAAGTCCACTGGCCCTGGGTGTTAAATTATTCTCAACAACCCTAATGAAATCCTCAACCATGTTCCTATCAGCATCTGGGCCGAAGGATACCCAGTGGAAGCCCTTATTATCAGCCAGTGATATGTTTTGGTTAAAGGCATTTATGGTTAGTACACCGTGTTCGGTTAGAATCCTCATGTAGACGTCACCCCATATTGGCCATGTCTCATGCCTAGACCAACTTGAGTCTATGGATACTGGTGTGCCGTCACTTAGCTTAGCCAGTATTAGGGCGTTATCCTCAACCTTAAGTTCAGGCCTAATGTTCTTACCCACGAAGGCTGAGACTTCCTCAAACTCCTTACCAGTGAACCATCTTATTAAGTCCGCCACATGAACTATGTGATCCATCATTGCCCCACCACCGGCTAACTCAGGATCAACAAACCAGTCGAAGGGGCATGTGCCATGGTTAGTCGCTGTTATTGACTTAATACCCCCAAGTTCACTAACCCTATTTTTAGCCTCCACCACGGCGTCATGATACCTCATTACGAAGGCTACTTGAAGCTTAACGCCGCGCTTCTCAGCCTCATTAACCATTGTAACCGCGTCACTTACCATTGTCGTTATTGGCTTCTCAACAATAACGTGTACACCAGCCCTAATGAGGGGTAGAGCGTAGGTTATGTGCTTAGCATTCTCGGAGGCGACTATGGCTGCGTTGAAGCCGCCTTCAGCTAGTAACTTATCGAAGTCGTTGTAGACTGCCTTGGGTT
This window encodes:
- a CDS encoding Gfo/Idh/MocA family oxidoreductase, translating into MVLRFAVVSYAHMHAWSYTRAIKELEAEGKASLVAVFDNNSDRLRRVQEAFKPKAVYNDFDKLLAEGGFNAAIVASENAKHITYALPLIRAGVHVIVEKPITTMVSDAVTMVNEAEKRGVKLQVAFVMRYHDAVVEAKNRVSELGGIKSITATNHGTCPFDWFVDPELAGGGAMMDHIVHVADLIRWFTGKEFEEVSAFVGKNIRPELKVEDNALILAKLSDGTPVSIDSSWSRHETWPIWGDVYMRILTEHGVLTINAFNQNISLADNKGFHWVSFGPDADRNMVEDFIRVVENNLTPRASGLDGLRALEVVAAAYRSWREGRPIKISEVRVQ